The following coding sequences are from one Acipenser ruthenus chromosome 7, fAciRut3.2 maternal haplotype, whole genome shotgun sequence window:
- the LOC131737590 gene encoding uncharacterized protein LOC131737590, whose protein sequence is MTVSKIVPKNKAPGVDFCGVKQYYYIIRSDLGCYMRSSNFHEGRDLSVFSLHQSCRGGDFYLAHQDDLFYIIKGKEYRRVTNMNTDSGAEVFSLHPNCQGGDHYLSAFGNVYIIFQSKGTYHRTSNMNKDSDGVDFPLHSACRDGLYYWGIDSYYYFVKPDDKWGVQYYRCTNFNTNQDPDTFSFHSDVVNFLPGGLSISQGSAFGKWENIKTISNDSAQPLKWTKKITKKVGYTKEKMSSMEHNWKISMSATYQAGDLTAAFAKYQFSLSAEYGGTSINTEKEDWSEATEVEESIEMTIQPNEKVYIWQYNLGFGKESVLFCRDLKITKTSTPPTEIPLPPSTQ, encoded by the coding sequence ATGACCGTGTCTAAAATCGTTCCCAAGAACAAGGCTCCTGGGGTGGATTTCTGTGGAGTGAAGCAGTACTATTACATCATCCGATCTGACCTCGGCTGCTACATGAGATCTAGCAACTTCCATGAAGGAAGAGACCTGTCTGTGTTCAGCCTGCATCAGTCCTGCCGTGGAGGAGACTTCTACCTGGCTCACCAGGATGATCTCTTCTACATCATCAAAGGGAAAGAGTATCGCCGGGTCACCAACATGAACACGGACTCTGGGGCCGAGGTCTTCAGTCTCCACCCCAACTGTCAAGGAGGCGACCACTACCTGTCTGCCTTCGGGAACGTCTACATCATCTTCCAAAGCAAGGGCACTTACCATCGCACTTCCAACATGAACAAGGACAGCGATGGCGTTGACTTTCCTCTCCATTCTGCCTGCAGAGACGGCCTGTATTACTGGGGCATTGACAGCTACTACTATTTTGTAAAGCCTGATGACAAATGGGGAGTCCAGTATTACAGGTGCACCAACTTCAACACGAACCAAGACCCTGACACTTTCTCCTTCCACTCGGATGTGGTCAACTTCCTGCCCGGTGGCTTGTCCATTTCTCAGGGTTCAGCCTTTGGGAAATGGGAGAACATCAAGACCATCTCCAACGACTCTGCGCAACCCCTGAAATGGACCAAGAAGATTACCAAGAAAGTGGGCTACACCAAGGAGAAGATGTCCAGCATGGAGCACAACTGGAAGATCTCGATGAGCGCCACCTATCAGGCCGGAGACCTCACTGCAGCCTTTGCTAAGTATCAGTTCTCTCTCAGTGCTGAGTACGGTGGAACAAGCATCAACACAGAAAAGGAAGACTGGAGTGAAGCTACGGAAGTTGAGGAGAGCATTGAAATGACCATCCAGCCCAATGAAAAGGTCTATATCTGGCAGTACAACCTCGGTTTTGGCAAGGAATCGGTTTTGTTCTGTCGGGATCTCAAAATCACTAAAACTTCCACTCCGCCTACTGAAATACCCCTTCCACCCTCCACACAGTAA
- the LOC131737591 gene encoding hypoxia-inducible factor 1-alpha-like isoform X4 — protein sequence MEMSERNPTKRVCSEKHREKSREAARSQGEKESEVFTQLALQLPLPLGAAQQLDKASIVRLTLSNLCLRELLHTAEAGCGDVDNEVERTAPVETSIEGFLLLLSQDGVIIYTSEEVTRHTSLSQATSTSVLQSPASLSGSSQSAGC from the exons atggaaatgaGCGAAAGAAACCCCACGAAACG GGTGTGCTCTGAGAAGCACAGGGAGAAGTCTCGTGAAGCTGCCCGGAGTcagggagagaaggagagcgAGGTCTTCACACAGCTGGCCCTGCAGCTCCCCCTACCCCTTGGCGCTGCCCAGCAGCTGGACAAGGCGTCCATCGTGAGGCTGACCCTGAGCAACCTGTGCCTCCGAGAACTGCTGCATACAG CAGAGGCAGGCTGCGGTGACGTGGACAATGAGGTGGAGAGGACTGCACCTGTGGAGACGTCGATCGAGGGattcctgctgctgctgtcccAGGACGGGGTCATCATTTACACCTCAGAGGAAGTGACGAGACACACGAGCCTCAGCCAGGCAACATCTACCAGTGTACTGCAGTCACCAGCCAG tttgtcaGGATCCAGCCAATCTGCAGGCTGTTAG
- the LOC131737591 gene encoding hypoxia-inducible factor 1-alpha-like isoform X3, whose product MVCFTNSPPHRYLILPPSPPLCTSWLLPAPPHPSLPLLSVPCRVCSEKHREKSREAARSQGEKESEVFTQLALQLPLPLGAAQQLDKASIVRLTLSNLCLRELLHTAEAGCGDVDNEVERTAPVETSIEGFLLLLSQDGVIIYTSEEVTRHTSLSQATSTSVLQSPAR is encoded by the exons ATGGTCTGCTTCACTAACTCTCCTCCCCACCGCTACCTGatcctccctccttctcctcctctctgcACCTCCTGGCTTCTCCCTGCACCTCCCCACCCATCCCTGCCTCTCCTGTCTGTCCCCTGCAGGGTGTGCTCTGAGAAGCACAGGGAGAAGTCTCGTGAAGCTGCCCGGAGTcagggagagaaggagagcgAGGTCTTCACACAGCTGGCCCTGCAGCTCCCCCTACCCCTTGGCGCTGCCCAGCAGCTGGACAAGGCGTCCATCGTGAGGCTGACCCTGAGCAACCTGTGCCTCCGAGAACTGCTGCATACAG CAGAGGCAGGCTGCGGTGACGTGGACAATGAGGTGGAGAGGACTGCACCTGTGGAGACGTCGATCGAGGGattcctgctgctgctgtcccAGGACGGGGTCATCATTTACACCTCAGAGGAAGTGACGAGACACACGAGCCTCAGCCAGGCAACATCTACCAGTGTACTGCAGTCACCAGCCAGGTAA
- the LOC131737591 gene encoding hypoxia-inducible factor 1-alpha-like isoform X2 has product MVCFTNSPPHRYLILPPSPPLCTSWLLPAPPHPSLPLLSVPCRVCSEKHREKSREAARSQGEKESEVFTQLALQLPLPLGAAQQLDKASIVRLTLSNLCLRELLHTAEAGCGDVDNEVERTAPVETSIEGFLLLLSQDGVIIYTSEEVTRHTSLSQATSTSVLQSPARWISLGSVF; this is encoded by the exons ATGGTCTGCTTCACTAACTCTCCTCCCCACCGCTACCTGatcctccctccttctcctcctctctgcACCTCCTGGCTTCTCCCTGCACCTCCCCACCCATCCCTGCCTCTCCTGTCTGTCCCCTGCAGGGTGTGCTCTGAGAAGCACAGGGAGAAGTCTCGTGAAGCTGCCCGGAGTcagggagagaaggagagcgAGGTCTTCACACAGCTGGCCCTGCAGCTCCCCCTACCCCTTGGCGCTGCCCAGCAGCTGGACAAGGCGTCCATCGTGAGGCTGACCCTGAGCAACCTGTGCCTCCGAGAACTGCTGCATACAG CAGAGGCAGGCTGCGGTGACGTGGACAATGAGGTGGAGAGGACTGCACCTGTGGAGACGTCGATCGAGGGattcctgctgctgctgtcccAGGACGGGGTCATCATTTACACCTCAGAGGAAGTGACGAGACACACGAGCCTCAGCCAGGCAACATCTACCAGTGTACTGCAGTCACCAGCCAG ATGGATCTCATTGGGCAGTGTATTTTGA
- the LOC131737591 gene encoding hypoxia-inducible factor 1-alpha-like isoform X1, with product MVCFTNSPPHRYLILPPSPPLCTSWLLPAPPHPSLPLLSVPCRVCSEKHREKSREAARSQGEKESEVFTQLALQLPLPLGAAQQLDKASIVRLTLSNLCLRELLHTAEAGCGDVDNEVERTAPVETSIEGFLLLLSQDGVIIYTSEEVTRHTSLSQATSTSVLQSPASLSGSSQSAGC from the exons ATGGTCTGCTTCACTAACTCTCCTCCCCACCGCTACCTGatcctccctccttctcctcctctctgcACCTCCTGGCTTCTCCCTGCACCTCCCCACCCATCCCTGCCTCTCCTGTCTGTCCCCTGCAGGGTGTGCTCTGAGAAGCACAGGGAGAAGTCTCGTGAAGCTGCCCGGAGTcagggagagaaggagagcgAGGTCTTCACACAGCTGGCCCTGCAGCTCCCCCTACCCCTTGGCGCTGCCCAGCAGCTGGACAAGGCGTCCATCGTGAGGCTGACCCTGAGCAACCTGTGCCTCCGAGAACTGCTGCATACAG CAGAGGCAGGCTGCGGTGACGTGGACAATGAGGTGGAGAGGACTGCACCTGTGGAGACGTCGATCGAGGGattcctgctgctgctgtcccAGGACGGGGTCATCATTTACACCTCAGAGGAAGTGACGAGACACACGAGCCTCAGCCAGGCAACATCTACCAGTGTACTGCAGTCACCAGCCAG tttgtcaGGATCCAGCCAATCTGCAGGCTGTTAG